The sequence below is a genomic window from Rhinolophus sinicus isolate RSC01 chromosome X, ASM3656204v1, whole genome shotgun sequence.
GTATGAACAAGATAGGAGAAGGGTAAAAGAGGTCTTGTTTGAAATCTATCCCCATTTTCACCACAATTGTTTTGGGAGCTACTTCACTGGACTCTGAGAGAAGGGCCAGCCCCTTCTGCTTTAACTCCAAGTTATCTGGTCGGACCCAGTTCAGACAAATGCTTGGCCAAAGACTATCATAACCCACGTTTACAGTTAGGAATCTTTGAGGCTTTATCTAGTCCCTTACAAAAagttccccaaaagaaaaaagggacaGGAGGGAAATGCAAAGTGTTCTGACCTACAATGGGACAAGTCATTGTCCTCCAAGTAAGTATGTCCAGAACAGCACGGCCATAGGAGGGTCTGGTGCCCAATGCAGGCTGGAGCAGAGAAACACAAGTCAGACCACCGTGGAGAGGAGTGTGGTTGGGGTGAGTCCTTCCACATCCCACCTGAGCGCCACCCCTCAGAGTGCCAGGGGGATGGACTCGTCCTGTCTGTAAAACTGCCTATGagtctcatatgtggaatctaaataactgaataaatgagcgaagtaaacagaaatagtctcagagacatagaggaaaaactgatggttactagaagggaggggggtagggatgagggagaagggggaggaattagacagcataaattggtaaccagaatattgccacggggatatgaaagacagtttggggaatataatcaataatgttgtaaagattttgtagtgtcagatgggcacctgtcttattagggagtccaCTTCATGCACGGTATAGAAGCCTGATCACTGCatagtacacctgaagctgaagctgaataatattgtatgtcaagtataattatatatatatatatatatatatatatatatatatatatatatatatatatatatagtcacgggatatggagtacagcaaagggaatagaattaatagaattgtaatagatatatatgatgttagaggggcaatagattgggagagggggttatcactttgtaaggggtgaaatgtctaactattgcattgttttgtacacctgaaactaataaaaaaattttaagaataaaataaacaacattaCTAgtacctattaaaaaaaaaagctgtctgTGAGTTCCTGGACCCTCATCTCACTCCAACTGGAATCCAGCCCCACCAGCACCCACCAGGCTGCTATAACCTTGAAGACTGGTCTAGAGATAAAGATCCCCCAAAATGCCACTGCATAgtagaacaataaaaacaagaaagccAAAGGGCACAGGGTTGGCTCACTGTTTTGTGAGCTGATCACAGACAAGAGAACTTGGATATATTTTACTGACGGAGAAGTAAATGCATGGCCAAACATGGTGTAAAGTCAAAAAAAGCATCTTATATTACATTCCCTCCCTTAGTTTTttaccttgtttttctttgttaaagggaatctttaaattttaagtataaatctgtcaatcttttcctttaaaagttcatacttaaaaaaataaatgctgttaCAGACCTCTACCTCCTGAATTTCAATAAACATTCACcaacattttttctgattattttatgttacatacTTGTAATAATGGAAAGCATACTGTATATACCTGTTGTCCTCATGTTTCAGCATGTATCATAATCACCTGGAGGAACTTCTGAACTGTTACTTCCATAGCCTACCTTTAATCAGTGAATCTTAGATGGGGGTCcagaaatcagtattttaaatatgtgtcctaggtgattctaatgcaagTGATTATGTAAGACTTGGATAAAACATTTGGAGTGCAATCTACTTCATGAACTGTTTCTTCTTGGAATTGCTTGTCACAATACTAGAGAAATAAGACTTTTGGACAATTACTGAGTTAATGGCAGAATTTGGACAAACCTAATGGCTCCTCAATCaagaaatcaattaaatattaaagcaTGATGTGTCAGTTAAACACAAGTATGTGGGGATATCAGGAGGAAAAGAGTCTTTGTTTGATCTGTAGGGGAAATATAATTCCTAATatttacataccgtgtttccccgaaaataagacctagccagataatcagctctaatgcatcttttggagcaaaaattaatataagacccggctgGTCCAGTCTctagcctcccctcccccctccacgcCTCTCCagtctcccccttaccctccctcgcctcattttactattttactataagaccagtcttttattaatttttgctccaaaaacgcattagagctgattgtccggctaggtcttattttcagggaaacatggtagtagccATTCAACTTCAAGTGCATTTATAAAGTTCTTAGGGCCTTTGCAATCCTTTATTTTTCAACTGGGGATGGGATGGGGCGAAGACTATTCCCTTAGACCTGTTTCCTGTATTCCTTTGTGCAATTTTCAGAACCTGTAAGGCAGGCCTGCCAGGAGCCTTCAGGGAGAAACCATGTCACAAGAGAAGCAAGACATAACCTTAGTCCTTAGATTTAGGGCAGCAGCTCTCACTACAGCATGATACCTTTCACTCAAACTTCTATCCCAGTCCAGCTTCCAAAACGGACTCATCGTATCTGACTCCTATGGAGAGAGGAGGGGTCCTGGGATTAAAAACAGAAGAGACTGTTTTGCTAAGAACTCTGCAAGACATCACAGCCCAAGCAATCCTGGAACAGTCCCTACCTGTGTTAAGTGTCACTATAAAGCAGAGAGAAGCTTCAGAAAACAGAGTGGGGGTTCAACCCACTGGGGACTCTAGGTAACTCCATGGGGTTTTGGCACTTGAGGACTCCAGTGCCCCAGAAGATGTGGGGCTAGCAGAGAGCAAAGGACCCGGGGGAAGAGGCAGCAGTGCCTAGAGGCGTGACAGGACCCAAGGGAGGAGACTGAGGTGGAGCTCACCAGCAGAGGACTGGCATGGaagcccccacctccctgcctgtTGAACTTGTTCCTGAGCACAGGTTGAGTCATGTCAGGGCCCTCCCTCAAATAACTGATGTTCCGTAGTGGGTTGGGATTCTGTATGCATAGGTGGGGACAAGAGCCCACCAAGCACAGGTCAGTCACCTTTCTTCCCCACAGCAGCCCAGTGAGGCAAATGTTTTCCCCATAAAAAGATCAAGTCTTAAGCAAGTACATTTGTAATCATTGCCAGTTTTATTCCTCTGGCTAAGAGATCCAGAGGTGATTTGaggtttacattttaatagttatttcatCAAGAGTTTACGTGCCCCCATTGCCCTTATAAGCTAGTTGCAAATTATTTGATTGAGtcttacttattaaaaaaaattaattgtctGTGACAcgttcattaaaaaatacacataagcaaaaaacaaaaataaaataaaaaaacctcaCACCACACAGGAATAAGCAGTTGTTGATATacgtatgtacgtatgtatgtatgtacgcatgtatacacacgcacacgcacacacacaatttggGATTTTATCCTACATATGTGAGCTGATACTAAATATGCTGCTTTGTAACTtgttatgctttactttacaatAAGgaatgaacatattttcatgcaTATGTGTGAAACTTTCCAATTGAAAAATAGACCTGGAGAATGGTTCAAAATACAAAATCCAGTGAGATGCTGGTAACAAGGAAACTACCTAAAACAAAATCCCACCAGATGATTAAAACAAAGGTAAAAGATACATCAGAAAATActaacagaaagaaagcaggggccaggggccagaTTTTACtatcagaccaaaaaaaaaaaacaataataaaaaaaccctCAAGGCCTAAAGCACACAGGATAAGGACGGCTGCGTGAATGTCTTTGCTTCCAATGCATCATCACAAACTTGTTTCTTactcttcttatttcttccctAAGCCTTTCCAATTCATCTACTCCTCTTAGCATTTCTTCAGGGTCCAAATTCCTAACGGGAGTGTCCTCTTTAAATCCCTGGCCAGGTTCAGTCAGCCCGCTTCTTAGATTTCCTTCTGCTTCCTGGCTTACACCTTCTTCGGAAGGCTGAGGATTTCCTTCTGCCTCCTGCGGTACATCTTCTGAAGGGCGGTCTTCCTCGGCTTTTGGCATGTTCTGtggttttccttcattttcttcacaaGACTTTTGCATGTTgagtatttttctattattttatttttaaataaattaatcctagaaaataaggaaacaaaacgaCTAGACGGCCAAGCAAACAGACCAGCAGCCAGAGTATGGATTCCCACAGGGACTGGCCTTTTCTCATTCAGGTCCCTAACCTGTCGAAGTTTTCCAACTAGAGAAGGCTAGATCCCCAGGCTCAAAACTCCCCTGACTCCaccccttcctccacctcccttccctccctctcttgctcCAGCTCCATCTTCTCTCTTCCCGCTCCAGCCCACCATTTCCCAGCAGGCGCTGCTACAGGCCTCTCCTAGCCCAGAAATGCCTGCTGCGCGGAAGCGATTAACCCCTCGCTCGCTGCCGCTGGTCTCTAACACTCCCGCCCTTTTGAGCTTTCCCTAGCCATCCCAACCTTCTGCCTCTCACCTGAGACCCGCTGGTCCAGTCtcaggcctcccctcccccttccacgcctctccagcctcccccttaccctccccCTCCTCATTTCCGCTGCAGGCTCTGAAAAGGCCTCTGGCGCTTTATCCGGATGGGGAGAAGCTGCGGCGACCCGGAGATGTGCTTTGGTGTCATCCACACTCCCACCCCAAGGGACCTGAGGCAGTTGCACACTTACACTGACCTGCAGAGATCCAGGGgatctttctccctcttccctcactCAGTTTGTGTCACGCCCAAAAGACCAAGAGTCCTGCAGACCAACAGGAGGGCTCGGTGAGCAAGCCAGTACCCAAATCACGGGTCCCTTTTCACGATTCTAGGCCTTGTTAGTCTAAAGTTTCCCCACGTCCtcatcctctccctccttttaCGGCAACCCCGCCCTCCTTCCCCGTTGCCGACCGGTTCCCGGCAGGCAGGGAACTGGAGACGCAGGTTATTTCCAAATTGCTTCTATGTCTCTCTCGCGACCCTCAGTTGGCTACCcttctccctctccacccccactttCCCCCACCAGACAGCCCACAATTTCCTGCACAAAAATGGGAGTTTGGTAGAACAGTAGTGTTGGGGAAACAGTGCCGGCCTTGCTTGGTTTCTGCTCTCTGATTCCTATAGCCCCGGGTTCCCAAGACAGCGCCCACCTTTATACTGACCTGAAAGGATCCGGAGCACTTTTCTCCTTCTCCAGCAATAGGGTGCAGCTTCAGGGAAACAGGCCCCGGACTGTAAGGACTTCTGCACACGTCGACTCCTGGTCACGTGAGGGTTTCGCGTCATCAATGAGCTCGAGGCTTCAGCTACACCCCCCCCCTTCGCACTGCAGCCCGCCCCCTGCATTCCCTCCGCTTAATACTGTCAATCTTTTTTCGTATTTGCCAATCAGAGACAATAAAACTGGTGTCTTCTCCCTGCAGTTTCTATTCGCCTTCCTCGGATTACCAGGGAGGATCAGGCTTTTGGGGTTAATCGACCATTTCTCCTTCTTTGGGGAATCATCTCTTTCACTCTTCTGCTTCCAATTCGcccaccttccctccttccccaagaCATTACAATCAACCATTTCCACTAGAGTCCTATTTAGCATTAAAATGGGCGAAGGTGGTAGATGGGGGGACAACTAGAAAAGAATCTAGCAATGAGGGTGTAGGATTATTTTACATGTAGTTCTCTTGAAAAGATTTctggtgtgttgtttttttttaaacaatcagcacactttaaaaagtactttaaaaagagaTTCCACATAAGCAATATTTGACACACTGTGGAAGACAAATTAGTTTATATCAATTTTAAGATGGTGGAAAAGTTTTCTAATGGCTACAGATGAAATAACAATTTTCACAACATATTTatgtgttaggaaaaaaaaattgtttaactCTTATTGAAACAGCACCTTTAAAAACTGTCTCCCAAATTAATCTGTGCACAAAGGCCCAAGTGTCTCTTGTTAGCAATTTTATATAAGTAATTCACTACTTTTTCTCCTTCTGGCTGAATTCAAGTTATCAAGTGCTAAACGTCTGACCTTTTTAGTGATGAGTGATGGATGGTTCCACTCGGGTTTCAGATGGAGGCTTCAGACAGACCTCCTTCTCTTGTCCTCTATAAGATGGAGCACcttgttaatcaaatgaatacaTAGAAAAGCCTGCTTTCCGCGGAGTGAACTTTATTTTGGAACTCAGGGAAATATGTTGGAAAATAACTATCATACATTCATGAAACACTCAGAGAGCAGAGAGTTCCTTGTATCTCACTATTTGGTGTGAGGCTTATTAGCAAGtggaattttcatttattcattgacaCTCTGGAAATATTCTGGTATCATTCACTTTGTTccattaaaaagagaactatcAACCTGCATAATTGTTATGATCAGAAAGCAGAGGGAACATCATTgctgtaaaaaatatatattagttaaAAGAGGAAACTGATATCCCCACAACCCAGAATGCACTGGTACTTGGAGGTGTGTTGGTGCTGGGAATGGCAATCTGGCCAGTGAAGCTAGCTGCAGAGTcaggggaaggagacagagagaggtcTCTTGTGTAGGATGGTCACAGTGGGATGTGGCAGCCCACCACGGGGAAAGAAgggttggaaaaaataaatgtttttgctggtttcatgttttataatttatatttaagcaTGAAAAAGTTATTCCACAGTTGAGGGatacattttgtattatttgagGGTgagtttttaatgtaaatttagcTAGTGAATTATAAAGATGTGATCATTAATTACCAcaaaatgtttccattctttCAGATGTTACATTTAAAGGGAGATGACTCTGGTATTTCAAAAGTATTATCATACAGCAAAATTGACCCTTTTCTGGGTGTTCAGTTCCATGAAGTTTAACAAGTATATggatttgtgtaaccaccaccacaatcagtATACACAGTTCAATTACCCCCAAAACTCCCTCATGCTACCCCTTTGTAGTCATATCTTACCCCTGTCCTGAActctggcagccactgatctattcctatagttttgcctttttcagaatgttatataaatgaaatgtgcCATATGTCACATTTAGAGACAGGCTTCTTaaactcagcataatgccctgaAGATTCATTTTAGCTGTTTTATGTATCAAtagttccttcttttcttttcgcTAAGTAGTATTCTGTCGTATGGATGTTCCAGCTTATCTGGCAAGTTACCTGCAGAAGGACATTTGGGTCATTCCCAGTTTTTAGTAATTATGAAAGAACTGttgtaaacatttgtgtacaggtctAGGTCCTTATTGCTTCACATCAGTAACCTCTTCTCTGACCCATCTGCTTTCAGagcctccttctccttttccgaTTTACCTTGCATGTTACCATCAGATTAAACTTTACTCTTCTTTATTTTCAACTTGTCATTCTCCTGCCTGAAGGCCCTGGATGGCAACCCCACCATCTGGGAAGTAAATCCTACTTTCCTCATTCTGACATTCAGTGTTGATCAGAATTGAGCCTTGGGACACACATTCCCAGCCTTCTCATCCATTTCTCTGCCCCATCCAAAAGGTACTCTCATTCACTGTGGCCCCAAGTATGCcttcttgtctttctttgtccttgcatgatattttcttcctcctgattACCCTCCTCTTCTTCTTAGATCCTGGTCCAGCCTTTATCACCCAGCCTCTGAAGCCACTCAGAGGAAAGTTAGCTCTCCCTCCTCTGTCAATGCTTCACATAGAGTTTGCATCCCTCATGTTGCCCTTAGCAAAGGTTGCCTTGTATACCTTTCCCCTtccctgtgtgtttgtgtttggaaTGGCGGGGAGTGAATGGAGAGGGGAGGATTATCTAACCAGTCAGATGGTCAGACATGGATTGGGGATGGGAAGTGGAAGTCAATCTCCAGCTTTCATTATGCTTGAGTTTCTCTTGTAATTGTAAAGGGTGCATTGCCCAGAAATCTCAGCAATTCAGAAGGAGCAGTTTACCAATTGGCTTACAGAGGAATCTTCTTCCTGACTGCACAAAAATTGGAACAGAAGTTTCATTGTCTTCTCCTCTGCTTATTCTGCTTACATGTAGTCATAGCAAGACTAACACCATTTTTGTGACGCCATTGACAGAGAATACTGACCCTGTTTTCCTAAATACTCATGAGAGAGATCAGTCAGCTCACTGGTGCACACCTGAGAGACAGCCAGATGACACAAGTCTTCACCTTCATCCTCATCCCTGAACAATTTTAATGCATCACTATAACGCTCAGCTACCTTGGAAATTAAGTTAATCACAGTAGCTTTTAAATAtaagtagattttaaaaagacaatagcatgctatttaagtaaaaatgatattctaaaaaggaatgaaaaaggtgcacatattaattttaacaatgaAGAAATTAGTTCTGGAGAATAGACACCCTGAGCCTCTGACCCAATCAATGTCTTGTTCTTGTGCACCAAGAGGGTGCTATGGATAGCTCCAAAGTCCAAAGTCCTCCAGGTGGtgtgaggggaggagaaaggaggcagCATTTTACCATTCGGGAGCTCTTATACAAGACTATGATATCCAGCATATTGTTTTCTGTGTTCCCTTTAGAAATCACTTAAACTTCCATCATCTTGTGTTCTGAAGCTCTATATTCGGCAACTCCTCCTGCACATTTCTTTATTGCTGTTTCAAAGCTCAGCCCATAGAAGATCTTGAGATGGATATTCCTCTCCCTCACTTCTCTAGCATGCTCTATATAGCTTGAAAACACTCCTTCCACCAAGGCAAAAATATGCTCAGATCCAAAGGTTTGGCTGCATAGCATGGACTCAAGAGCCATCATCTGAGATGATTTGCCCTTCAGAATGCAAGCAGACCCAACACATTCTATCACTGCTCAACTGAGGGCAGTCTACTCATGTTCTGGTGTGAGTGGTGCACACAGAGTCTAAGCTGATTTCCACTTAGATTATTCCTGCTTTAGAACATAAactcttctaccatcccttctGTCACCGTGTTCCCTGACATTTGGGAATTTGGCGTggataagttttaaaaagttccaCAAAGTATTTAGAATAGCTACTGGCCACATCCAAGCAAATGAACTGAACTTCAAGCACAACTTCTGTGATATTTCTCATCTCTTCCAAATAATTCTGCATACTTCCTAAACTCACAGCTAACTGCTGCACACATTGTAGATTACTGTGGCAAAGATGTCCAGTTATCCAGGACCTAATACTTATGAATTGCTGTGATCTTGAAATGCTTGGCCATAAGCACTGCCATTTCAAAAGCCTCCATGGTGTCCATGTTGGAATCTTTTGCTAAGGGCCACATTACTAAGTAATAGGAATCTCTGAGTTGGTCTGCTTAGACTTTCAATAGGTGACAGTATGCTCAGCATCCATCTCAGCTAGAGCCTTGCGATTGCTTTGCTTAAGCCC
It includes:
- the TCEAL8 gene encoding transcription elongation factor A protein-like 8, with product MQKSCEENEGKPQNMPKAEEDRPSEDVPQEAEGNPQPSEEGVSQEAEGNLRSGLTEPGQGFKEDTPVRNLDPEEMLRGVDELERLREEIRRVRNKFVMMHWKQRHSRSRPYPVCFRP